One window of the Bacteroidota bacterium genome contains the following:
- the yedF gene encoding sulfurtransferase-like selenium metabolism protein YedF, producing MGLTVFTNNYTSIMITVDARGLKCPAPLIQTKKALKEAGTDEEIKIIIDNNESKENVLRFLADNGVEALLSEDKGLFEIWIRKLSGEPEMLHPEDYCQEDTGLCGSDYVMVFAKNYVGEGSVALGEILMEGFLEAILYQEERPSKIVFYNSGVFLVLDDSPHLPTFRGMEDMGIELLVCGTCLKFHNKLEALGVGKVSNAYEIFTSIRKARRSIQL from the coding sequence GTGGGCTTAACCGTTTTCACCAACAATTACACTTCAATAATGATAACAGTTGATGCCAGAGGTTTGAAATGTCCGGCTCCGCTTATTCAAACTAAAAAGGCGCTGAAAGAGGCCGGCACGGATGAGGAGATCAAGATAATCATCGACAACAACGAGTCGAAAGAAAATGTTCTCCGTTTTCTTGCTGATAATGGGGTGGAAGCCTTGTTATCGGAAGACAAGGGATTGTTTGAGATCTGGATCAGAAAATTGTCGGGCGAGCCGGAAATGCTACATCCTGAAGATTACTGCCAGGAAGATACAGGTTTATGCGGAAGTGATTATGTTATGGTTTTTGCAAAGAATTACGTTGGCGAAGGATCGGTAGCTTTGGGAGAGATCCTGATGGAAGGATTCCTGGAAGCCATTTTGTACCAGGAAGAGAGGCCTTCGAAGATCGTTTTTTACAACTCCGGGGTTTTCCTGGTACTTGATGATTCGCCTCATTTACCGACTTTCCGTGGAATGGAGGACATGGGCATAGAGCTTCTTGTTTGCGGAACCTGTTTGAAATTTCATAATAAACTGGAGGCATTGGGAGTGGGAAAGGTATCCAATGCCTATGAGATATTCACAAGCATACGCAAGGCCAGGCGGTCGATACAGCTATAA
- the selD gene encoding selenide, water dikinase SelD has protein sequence MTFDLLTTVEQGGCSVKLPAKALSEVLKGIPMIHDENLLVGTEAHDDAGVYKLRDDYALILTTDFFPPVCSDPYDFGQIAAANALSDVYAMGGQVLTALNLMMFPAGIPLEVLAEILKGGQDKVVEAGGVIAGGHTITDDTPKYGLAVTGWVHPEKLVTNAAAEAGDLLLLTKPIGTGVMISARRNALCTEKAYQTAIDNMKLLNKRGAAIMNNYGIRCATDITGYGLAGHSIKLAMASGVTLRIRASSVPVLPETLSLIEAGCIPGAAFRNLDFAEQACTMDKGLGYNEKMLLMDAQTSGGLLICVKPGDAENIIEDLRTGGYPSAEIIGEVVPGKKGIMLEIEV, from the coding sequence ATGACATTTGATCTGTTAACTACTGTTGAACAAGGGGGGTGTTCGGTAAAGTTACCCGCGAAAGCATTAAGTGAAGTGCTGAAAGGGATCCCCATGATACACGATGAAAATCTGCTTGTCGGGACAGAAGCCCATGACGATGCGGGGGTTTATAAACTCAGGGATGATTATGCCCTTATATTGACAACGGATTTTTTCCCGCCGGTTTGCAGCGATCCTTATGACTTTGGTCAGATAGCGGCAGCCAACGCGTTAAGCGATGTTTATGCCATGGGGGGGCAGGTGCTGACGGCGCTGAATCTGATGATGTTCCCTGCCGGGATACCGCTGGAAGTGCTGGCCGAAATACTAAAAGGCGGGCAGGATAAAGTCGTGGAAGCCGGTGGAGTGATTGCCGGAGGCCATACGATCACCGATGATACGCCAAAGTATGGCCTTGCCGTCACGGGATGGGTGCATCCTGAAAAACTGGTAACCAATGCAGCGGCTGAAGCCGGGGATTTACTGCTTTTAACCAAACCCATTGGTACAGGAGTGATGATCTCAGCCAGGAGGAATGCATTATGCACAGAGAAGGCATACCAGACGGCCATCGATAATATGAAGCTTCTCAATAAAAGAGGAGCGGCGATCATGAATAATTACGGTATCCGGTGTGCGACGGATATTACAGGGTACGGTTTGGCCGGGCATTCCATAAAACTTGCCATGGCCAGTGGTGTAACTCTCAGGATCAGAGCATCTTCGGTTCCGGTGTTGCCCGAAACCCTAAGCCTGATCGAAGCAGGCTGCATACCGGGTGCTGCTTTTCGTAATCTCGATTTTGCGGAGCAAGCTTGCACTATGGATAAAGGCCTGGGATACAATGAAAAGATGCTGCTTATGGATGCACAAACCTCTGGCGGTTTACTGATTTGCGTCAAACCCGGAGACGCTGAAAATATAATTGAAGATTTAAGGACAGGAGGTTATCCATCAGCTGAGATAATTGGTGAAGTTGTTCCCGGGAAGAAGGGAATCATGCTGGAAATTGAGGTTTAA